The Solicola gregarius DNA window GTGTGCAGGATGCCCTTCGGCTTACCGGTGGTGCCCGAGGTGTACATGACGTAGAGCGGGTGCTCGGCATCGAAGGCCTTCGGTGTGTGCTCGGCGGACTGCCGGTCGACGATCTCGTGCCACCACACGTCCTTGTCGGTCCACTCGACGTCCTGGCCGGTGCGGCGTACGACGACGACATTGCGGACGCGCGGTGAGCGGGCGACCGCTTCGTCGACGGCCGGCTTGAGGGCGCTCGGCGCGCCGCGACGGTAGCCGCCGTCGGAGGTGATGACGATCTTCGCGTCGCAGTCGTCGATGCGGCTGGCCAGCGCGTCGGCCGAGAAGCCGCCGAACACCACGGTGTGCGGGGCGCCGATGCGAGCGCACGCCAGCATCGCGATGACGGTCTCAGGGATCATCGGCAGGTAGATCGCGACCCGGTCACCCTCTTCGACGCCGAGCTCGATCAGCGCGTTCGCCGCCCGCGACACGGAGTCCAACAGGTCGGCGTACGTGATCGTGCGGGTGTCGTCGGCCGGCTCACCGACCCAGTGGAACGCGACCTTGTCGCCCTTGCCGTCCTCGACGTGGCGATCGACGCAGTTGTACGCGACGTTGAGCTTGCCGCCGACGAACCACTTGGCGAACGGCGGGTTCGACCAGTCGAGCACCTGCTCGTACGGCTCGGCCCAGGTGATCCGCTCGGCCTGCTTCGACCAGAACGCGAGCCGGTCGGCCGCGGCTTCCTCGTACGCCGCCGCGGTGACGTTCGCGTCGCGCGCGAGGTCTGCGGGCGGGTCGAAGTGGCGCTCTTCGCTCATCAAGTTGGACAGGCCCTGCTCGCTCACTGATATCTCCTCATGCTCGTGTCTGCCTCACGTCACAACGTACTCCCGCAGACGACCGTGCCGCCGCCTGCGGGGTACAGCCCCCGTGAGCATGACGTTTGGATCGCAACACGCGGCGTGTCGCGATCCAAACGTCATGCTCACGGGGCGGGTGGTTACTCGGCGCCGGCGCCGGTGAAGGCGCGGGTCTCGAGCTCGGCGAACCTGTCCTCCGCCGCGGACTCGCGGGCGGTCATCGCGCCGATGAACCCGCACAGGAACCCGACCGGGATCGAGATCAGACCCGGGTTCTCCAGCGGGAACCAGCTGATGTCGATGCTCTCCGGCAGCAGCGCGAGGTTCTCACCCGTCGCCGGGTCGACCTTGCCGGATACGACCGGGGAGAAGATCACCAGTCCGACCGCCGAGATCAGGCCGCCGTAGATGCTCCACACCGCACCGCGGGTGTTGAACCGCTTCCAGAACAGGTTGTAGAGCACCGCCGGCAGGTTGGCCGACGCCGCGACCGCGAACGCCAGGCCCACCAGGAACGCCACGTTGAGCGATTGCCCTGGTATGGCCAGCGCGATCGCGATGCCGCCGATGATGAAGGCGGCGATGCGAGCAACCCTGATCTCGTCCTGACCCGTCACCTTGCCCTTGCGCCACACGTTGGCGTACAGGTCGTGCGCGACCGACGACGCCGACGTCAGGGTGAGGCCCGCGACGACTGCGAGGATCGTCGCGAACGCCACGGCGGCGATCACCGCCAGCAGCACAGCGCCGCCCAAGGTGTCGGGACCACCGCCCGCTTCCTCGGCCAGCAGCGGCGAGGCGAGGTTTCCGCCGGACTCCGCGACCTGTCCGTACGCGTCGTCGCCGAGCATCGCCGCGGCGCCGAAGCCGAGTACGAGCGTCATCAGGTAGAACGCACCGATCAGCCCGATGGCCCACAGCACCGACTTACGCGCTTGTCCCGCGGTCGGCACCGTGTAGAACCGGATCAGGATGTGCGGGAGACCTGCGGTGCCGAGTACGAGCGCGAGGCTCAGCGACACGAAGTCGAGCTTGCTCGTGAGGTCGGCGCCGTACTTCAGTCCTGGTTCGAGGAACGCCGACCCCTGGCCGCTGTTCGATGCGGCCTCCCCGAGGAGCTCGGACAGGTTGAAGCTGAAGTGCGCGAGCACCAGCACGGTGATCACGATCGTGCCGGCCATCAGCATCACGGCCTTGACGATCTGCACCCACGTCGTTCCCTTCATGCCGCCGACGACGACGTAGAAGATCATCAGTATGCCGACGCCGACGATCGTCCAGTTCTTCAGCGCGTCGCTGTTCACCCCGAGGAGCAACGCGACGAGCGCGCCCGCGCCGACCATCTGCGCGAGCAGGTAGAAGATCGACACCACGACCGTCGACACCGACGCGGCCGTACGCACGGGGCGTTGCCGCATGCGGTACGCGAGCTGGTCGGCCATCGTGAAGCGGCCGGAGTTGCGCAGCAGCTCCGCGACCAGCAGGAGGGCGACCAGCCAGGCGACCAGGAACCCGATCGAGTAGAGGAAGCCGTCGTACCCGCTCAGTGCGATCGCGCCGGAGATGCCGAGGAACGACGCCGCCGACATGTAGTCGCCCGCGACTGCGAAGCCGTTCTGTACACCGGTGAACGACCGGCCGCCGGCGTAGTAGTCGGTCGCGGTCTTGGTCTGCCGGCTCGCCCAGAAGGTGATGCCGATGGTGACGGCGACGACGGCGAGGAACAGCGTCGTCGTCAGCCCCTGATGGCCGCCTTCTTCGGCGGCGAGGAGAACCTGCCCGTTCACTTGCCCACCTCCTCGTCGAACTGCTCACGCAGCCTGGTGGCCAGTGGATCGAGTTTCGTACGTGCGAACTGCGCGTAGAGGTACGCGATGACGAACGTCGTGACGAACTGCAGAAGGCCGAACACCAATGCGATGTTGATGTTGCCGACGACCTTCGTGCTCATGAAGTCCGGTGCCCAGTTGGAGCACACGACGTAGAGGAAGTACCAGACGAGAAAGGCGATCGTCATGGGTACGACGAATGTGCTGTAGCGCTTTCGAAGCTCTTTGAAGTCCGGATCATCGAAGACACGAACGTATGCTTCGTGTTTCGTGGTCGGTAGCTCGTCGGTCACGGGGAAACTCACCTCGATGGATCGGCTGCCCGGGGGAGGCAGGCGTGACTGCGGTCACATTGGCCACCGAGGCTAGGGACCCGCGAACGCTCTGTGCAGGGGTTGCGACGCGCGGCGCGGTGAACGGTATCTCTCGCGCGGCGAGCGGTCGTCGGCTCAGCGGTGCTCGGGGGTCCAGCCGCCGCGGTCGACGTCCAGATGCTCCGGCGTATGGAGGCGGACCATCATCCGGTTGACGTTCGGTGCCACGTGTCGCCTGGAGGCCAGCGACACTCCGATCATCAGGGCGAAGCCGAGCGGCACCGACCAGAGTGCGGGCTGGTTGAGCATCGCACCCGCGAGGCCGGACGGCGCGACGTCGGCGAGTGTCGCGACGACCGAGCCGCCGGACGCCAGCCCACCGCCGAGCAGCCCGGCGACCGCGCCGTACGGGGTCAGACCGCGCCACCAGATGCCGAGGACGAGAAGTGGGCAGAACGTCGACGCGGCAACGGCGAATGCGAGCCCGACGGAGGTGGCGACGTTGATGTCGTCGACCGACACCGCGAGTACGAACGGCACCAGGATGGCGAACGCCGTCGCGAGGCGGAACGCGGTGACGGCGGAGAAGCGGCGGCTGAGGAGATCCTGGCTCAGGGCCCCCGCGACCGAGACGGCAAGCCCGGACGAGGTGGACAGGAACGCCGCGAACGCGCCCGCGGTCAGCAGCGCGCCGAGCAGCTCGCCGGTCGTACCGCCGATGACTCGGGCCGGCAGCTCGAGCACGACGGCGTCGGTGCGTCCGGAGCCGGCGAGATCGCTTGCGTAGATGCGACCGAGCACGCCATACGCCGTCGGGAGCACGTAGAAGATCCCGAGCAGGCCGAGGACGAGTAGCGTCGTACGGCGGGCGGCGCGGCCGTCCGGGTTGGTGTAGAAGCGGACGAGCACGTGCGGAAGCCCCATCGTGCCGAGGAATGTCGCCGCCATCAGGGAGTACGTGCGGTACAGGCTGTGATCGCGTCCGGACAACGGGGTCAGCCACTCGGACCAGTCCGTCCCGCCCGCCTCCGCGGGGGTCGGTGACCCGTCGCCAACCCAGAACCGGACGAGCAGCACCAGCGGTATGAGCAACGCGGTCAGCTTCAGCCAGTACTGGAACGCCTGGACGAACGTGATGCTGCGCATCCCGCCCGCGACGACGCTGACCAGCACGACGGACGCGACGAGTGCCCCACCGGCCCATGCCGGTGCGCCGGTTGCCGTACGCAGGGTGAGCCCGGCGCCCTGGAACTGCGGCATCAGGTACAGCCAACCGATGACCACGATCAGCAATGTCGAGACGTACCGCGTCGGCACCGACTCGAGGCGCGCCTCGGCGAAGTCGGGAATCGTGTACGCGCCCGACCGGCGCAGCGGTGCGGCGACCAGCACCAGGAGGATGAGGTAGCCGGCGGTCCATCCGACGCCGTACCAGAGCATGTCCGCGCCGTACGCGAGGATGAGGCCGGCGAATCCGAGGAACGACGCCGCCGACAGGTACTCGCCGCCGATCGCGGATGCGTTCCAGAACGGCCCGACCGAGCGCGAGGCGACGTAGAAGTCGCTCGTCGTACGACTGATCCGCAGGCCGAACGCGCCGATCACCACGGTCACGAGTGCGACCACCGCGACGGCGACGACACTGTAGGTCGAGTTCATCGCCGTTCGATCAGGTCGGAGAACGCCCGCTCGTTGCGCTCGGCCTGACGTACGTAGAGCCAACCGACGACGACGAGGCCGGGGTAGATGGCGACACCCAGCACCGCCCAGAC harbors:
- a CDS encoding solute symporter family protein, whose translation is MNGQVLLAAEEGGHQGLTTTLFLAVVAVTIGITFWASRQTKTATDYYAGGRSFTGVQNGFAVAGDYMSAASFLGISGAIALSGYDGFLYSIGFLVAWLVALLLVAELLRNSGRFTMADQLAYRMRQRPVRTAASVSTVVVSIFYLLAQMVGAGALVALLLGVNSDALKNWTIVGVGILMIFYVVVGGMKGTTWVQIVKAVMLMAGTIVITVLVLAHFSFNLSELLGEAASNSGQGSAFLEPGLKYGADLTSKLDFVSLSLALVLGTAGLPHILIRFYTVPTAGQARKSVLWAIGLIGAFYLMTLVLGFGAAAMLGDDAYGQVAESGGNLASPLLAEEAGGGPDTLGGAVLLAVIAAVAFATILAVVAGLTLTSASSVAHDLYANVWRKGKVTGQDEIRVARIAAFIIGGIAIALAIPGQSLNVAFLVGLAFAVAASANLPAVLYNLFWKRFNTRGAVWSIYGGLISAVGLVIFSPVVSGKVDPATGENLALLPESIDISWFPLENPGLISIPVGFLCGFIGAMTARESAAEDRFAELETRAFTGAGAE
- a CDS encoding sodium/solute symporter, with the protein product MNSTYSVVAVAVVALVTVVIGAFGLRISRTTSDFYVASRSVGPFWNASAIGGEYLSAASFLGFAGLILAYGADMLWYGVGWTAGYLILLVLVAAPLRRSGAYTIPDFAEARLESVPTRYVSTLLIVVIGWLYLMPQFQGAGLTLRTATGAPAWAGGALVASVVLVSVVAGGMRSITFVQAFQYWLKLTALLIPLVLLVRFWVGDGSPTPAEAGGTDWSEWLTPLSGRDHSLYRTYSLMAATFLGTMGLPHVLVRFYTNPDGRAARRTTLLVLGLLGIFYVLPTAYGVLGRIYASDLAGSGRTDAVVLELPARVIGGTTGELLGALLTAGAFAAFLSTSSGLAVSVAGALSQDLLSRRFSAVTAFRLATAFAILVPFVLAVSVDDINVATSVGLAFAVAASTFCPLLVLGIWWRGLTPYGAVAGLLGGGLASGGSVVATLADVAPSGLAGAMLNQPALWSVPLGFALMIGVSLASRRHVAPNVNRMMVRLHTPEHLDVDRGGWTPEHR
- a CDS encoding DUF485 domain-containing protein, which codes for MSFPVTDELPTTKHEAYVRVFDDPDFKELRKRYSTFVVPMTIAFLVWYFLYVVCSNWAPDFMSTKVVGNINIALVFGLLQFVTTFVIAYLYAQFARTKLDPLATRLREQFDEEVGK